A genomic region of Actinomycetota bacterium contains the following coding sequences:
- a CDS encoding tandem-95 repeat protein: MVEASNLSFAYAPFPLLTGFRRALIVLLAAGALLVVGAWRAEAVPGNDAFAYAASVGPAIPTSVSADTVGATTEPDEPLHCDMDATLWYAFTPSTSGVVVIDTVGSGFDTVLAVFDGDPFAGDPSAPTHLIDCNDDFHDLQSQVTVEVTSGTTYRIQVGGWSGDTGALTLNLAEAPGGVISGTVTDAATGALLAGICVETWGETTIGYGSDVTDATGSYTLGGLSPDSYRVYLYDCGGGGYIAEYHQNAPDWESATLVVLGDGEHVTVNEDLSTGGSIFGQVTEAGTTTGIENVCVTAHDPDLGLWSYGTTDANGDYVIGGVEDGSYTVYFTVCDTGPFIPEYFDDAADATTATRVAVSSGAATEVDEDLSRGGVIHGIVSAAGGGGAIGNVCVHVYGENTGVWTTAYTDEAGQYETEGLPADNYRLEFIDCSGVGYLTEYYDEHRDWLDSDLVSLALGQMQAINEDLSLGGTITGHVTDTTTGDPIEFVCVSVEDDAGIWGSDVTDMIGHYEVPALYPGMYKVHFSDCGGGGYGDEWYNDQTTFETADAVEVFANMLTHVEEDLSSGGRIEGVITDAGTTDTLVDICVDVTGNLTGHYGFDATGADGHYSIGGLPADDYRIHFYDCGGLGYHEEYWDEQPDWASAHLQPVGENQTVTIDEDLVALGRIAGTLVDAADGVTPAQGVCAWAVDVLGGGWYGANPSDESGGYLITGLPDGDYKVLFEDCLDDYWLSEWYADAADETSATPVSVVQGVTTSVDEDLVAGGRLGGTVLSDLTGNGVDGICIDIHDTGDPVARDSAWTGWDGAWQSSVLPAGDYQLFLSDCTRMRYHDEWYDDAADQTGAAEVAVIGGQVTDVTESLFADNVAPDAVEDVFDVLKNRQATLSPLDNDTDGDGDGLTITAVETADAAEHGVVSHDGSTITYVPAAGFLGSDTFDYTVDDGFGGTDTATITVTVADCPDLTPGIDDAGLVTGYEWVECSAIDANGLSPQVTSHFPVVGDSMGLMTSGDRALAPTANDGGGDGRDNAWSARGANDPSILRLDLDVPDGGTCLAMHVAFMSEEYPEYVGSGYNDAFLAELDATTWSVSDSVITAPDNFALAPGGDLLSINSVFFDGARAIVDNGTTYDGMTAQLRVQTPVTPGEHSLFLTIFDQGDGIYDSAAFVDDLHVESDPEGGCTAGVNALPEAEDNTAATDEDTHVDIDVLANDSDADLDPLTIVAVDDPAHGTATIVSGQVRYVPDTNWFGTEDPFTYTIADAFGGFASATINVDVAPVNDAPVADDLGETTDEDTPVDVTLTASDVEGDPFTFSIVDGPASGILSPIVAGVVTYTPAADTNGMDSFTYRASDADDGPIATVTLDVTAVNDAPDAVDDGEGTDEDVAVDVAVLANDSDVDLVHEGDTLTVTGVSDPANGTVSIAVDGQSVSYTPDPDWFGEDTFTYTLSDADGAMDTATVTVTVNPVNDAPVADDLGAITDEDTAVDVTLTANDVEGDPFVFSIVVGPASGTLSPIGAGASVVTYTPDADANGMDSFTYRASDADDGPIATVTLDVTPVNDAPVASPAEETTAEDTPLEGALLATDVDGDELSYVVVAPPAHGEVVLGVGEAFTYTPHVDYNGADSFTFKANDGVADSNVAAVSITVTPVNDAPEAADNLAWVVEEDASVVIMMEAGDVEDDPLTFSIVAGPEHGGLSVVDGNQVTYTPVADYSGSDSFTFRANDGGLDSNVATIGIDVTPVNDAPTVDEVEVGTSQNSPVQVILVGADVDNDPLVFSIVSGPSSGTLGPVSGNQVTYTPDDGYFGPDSFTFKANDGTVDSGSATVSVTVLENSAPVASAVEASTAEDTAKQLTLPASDADDDSLTWSIVSAPVHGDLGALVGNVVTYTPDPDYNGTDSFTFKANDGLSDSNVATVDITVTPVNDAPEAAPNTYEVDEDSSVVVVLEAGDVEDDPLTFSIVAGPDHGSLSSVSGGEVTYTPDADYDGVDSFTFKVNDGEADSNVATIGLDVLPINDPPTATDTAVEVSAGQSVTVTLPATDVDNTSSQLTFSVGGSPSKGTLSSVSGNQVTYTANVGTSGTDSFTFKVNDGAVDSNTATVSVTVKQSTTSTNTTVEPGGTASTEGTTATSDNPVVTAVTSPTGGEVTVQEGERTTGAPSGYRMFDVQVEIHAPDATVEEPLLLVFRVHESQVPDGARSLTVFRNGRRVPNPCTHPTSAQPDPCTASIVKDGEEWVITVRTSKASTWNFGEQTDVEFERLSGDGRIQTAVAISADTFTAADTVIIARSDKYPDALAGAPLAAKLAAPILLTTSDVLDPAVAAEVDRLGADRAILLGGETALSPVVRDQLLALGVATVDRIAGNTRFDTAAEIAKQVGGRAVYVTEGANADEGRGWPDAVAVSGLAAFQQRPIVLAERDVLPGASAAVLDALGVTQATIVGGEAAVSAAVAGQITQHDVEVGRIAGANRYDTSRQVAEWAVVAGMDPATLWVATGLNFPDALAAGPAVAATKGVLVLVHGQTLDNAPASLEYIEAQAASIARVALVGGDKAVTETVAGQIADAIAAAGS; the protein is encoded by the coding sequence ATGGTTGAAGCATCGAACCTCTCCTTCGCGTACGCACCTTTCCCCCTCCTGACCGGCTTCCGACGGGCCCTCATCGTGCTCCTCGCGGCGGGTGCTCTGCTCGTGGTCGGAGCGTGGCGTGCGGAAGCGGTACCCGGCAACGACGCCTTCGCCTATGCCGCATCTGTCGGTCCGGCTATCCCGACCTCGGTGTCCGCCGATACGGTCGGGGCGACCACCGAGCCCGACGAGCCCCTGCACTGCGACATGGACGCGACCCTGTGGTACGCGTTCACGCCCTCGACGTCGGGCGTGGTCGTCATCGACACGGTCGGCAGCGGCTTCGACACCGTTCTCGCCGTGTTCGACGGTGACCCCTTCGCCGGCGATCCCAGCGCCCCGACGCACCTGATCGATTGCAACGACGACTTCCACGACCTCCAGTCGCAGGTCACGGTCGAAGTCACGTCCGGAACCACCTACCGCATCCAGGTCGGCGGATGGTCGGGTGACACCGGAGCGCTGACCCTGAACCTCGCTGAGGCGCCGGGTGGCGTGATCTCGGGCACGGTCACGGATGCGGCCACCGGGGCGCTGCTCGCGGGCATCTGCGTCGAAACGTGGGGCGAGACCACCATCGGCTACGGCTCCGACGTCACCGACGCTACCGGCTCCTACACGCTCGGCGGGCTCTCCCCCGACAGCTACCGCGTGTACCTCTACGACTGCGGTGGTGGCGGCTACATCGCCGAGTACCACCAGAACGCGCCCGACTGGGAGTCGGCAACGCTGGTCGTCCTCGGCGACGGCGAGCACGTCACGGTCAACGAGGACCTGTCGACTGGGGGGTCGATCTTCGGCCAGGTCACCGAGGCTGGCACCACCACCGGCATCGAGAACGTGTGCGTCACCGCCCACGATCCCGACCTCGGTCTGTGGAGCTACGGCACCACCGATGCGAACGGTGACTACGTCATCGGTGGCGTCGAGGACGGGTCGTACACCGTGTACTTCACTGTCTGCGACACCGGGCCGTTCATCCCCGAGTACTTCGACGACGCCGCCGACGCGACGACCGCGACCCGCGTCGCCGTGAGCTCGGGCGCGGCGACGGAGGTCGACGAGGACCTGTCGCGCGGAGGCGTGATCCATGGGATCGTCTCCGCCGCGGGCGGGGGTGGCGCCATCGGGAACGTCTGTGTACACGTCTACGGCGAGAACACCGGGGTGTGGACCACCGCGTACACGGACGAGGCCGGTCAGTACGAGACCGAGGGCCTGCCCGCGGACAACTACCGCCTCGAGTTCATCGACTGCTCCGGTGTCGGTTACCTCACCGAGTACTACGACGAGCACCGCGACTGGCTCGACTCCGATCTCGTCTCGCTCGCGTTGGGGCAGATGCAGGCGATCAACGAGGATCTCAGCCTCGGCGGCACCATCACGGGTCACGTCACCGATACCACGACGGGAGACCCGATCGAGTTCGTGTGCGTGTCGGTGGAGGATGACGCCGGGATCTGGGGCTCGGACGTAACCGACATGATTGGCCACTACGAGGTGCCGGCGCTGTACCCGGGCATGTACAAGGTCCACTTCTCCGACTGCGGGGGCGGCGGCTACGGCGACGAGTGGTACAACGACCAGACCACCTTCGAGACGGCCGACGCCGTGGAGGTCTTCGCGAACATGCTCACGCATGTCGAAGAGGACCTGAGCTCGGGTGGGCGAATCGAAGGTGTCATCACCGACGCCGGAACGACGGACACCCTGGTCGACATCTGCGTCGACGTCACCGGCAACCTGACCGGTCACTACGGGTTCGACGCCACCGGTGCTGACGGCCACTACTCCATCGGCGGGCTCCCCGCCGACGACTACCGCATCCACTTCTACGACTGCGGTGGCCTGGGCTACCACGAGGAGTACTGGGACGAGCAGCCCGACTGGGCCAGCGCCCACCTCCAGCCGGTTGGCGAGAACCAGACCGTCACGATCGACGAGGACCTCGTGGCGCTCGGCCGCATCGCGGGCACCCTGGTGGATGCCGCGGACGGCGTGACGCCAGCCCAGGGCGTATGCGCGTGGGCCGTCGACGTCCTGGGCGGGGGCTGGTACGGGGCCAACCCCAGCGACGAGTCCGGCGGATACCTCATAACGGGCCTGCCCGACGGTGACTACAAGGTCCTCTTCGAGGACTGCCTCGACGACTACTGGCTGTCCGAGTGGTACGCCGACGCTGCCGACGAGACGTCCGCCACCCCCGTGTCCGTGGTGCAAGGCGTCACCACCTCCGTGGACGAGGACCTCGTCGCAGGTGGTCGGCTCGGAGGCACCGTGCTCTCGGATCTCACCGGCAACGGCGTCGACGGCATCTGCATCGACATCCACGACACCGGCGACCCGGTGGCGCGCGACAGCGCCTGGACGGGGTGGGACGGCGCCTGGCAGAGCAGCGTGCTGCCAGCCGGGGACTACCAGCTGTTCCTCAGCGACTGCACCCGCATGCGCTACCACGACGAGTGGTACGACGACGCAGCCGACCAGACCGGCGCGGCCGAGGTCGCCGTCATCGGCGGCCAGGTCACCGACGTGACCGAGAGCCTGTTCGCGGACAACGTCGCGCCCGATGCGGTGGAAGATGTCTTCGACGTGCTGAAGAACCGTCAGGCCACCCTCTCGCCCCTCGACAACGACACCGATGGTGACGGTGATGGGCTGACGATCACCGCCGTCGAGACGGCCGACGCGGCCGAGCACGGCGTGGTCTCCCACGACGGCTCCACGATCACGTACGTGCCCGCGGCCGGCTTCCTCGGCAGCGACACCTTCGACTACACCGTCGACGACGGCTTCGGGGGGACCGACACCGCGACCATCACGGTGACCGTCGCCGACTGCCCGGACCTCACGCCGGGCATCGACGACGCTGGACTCGTCACCGGCTACGAGTGGGTCGAGTGCAGTGCCATCGATGCCAACGGCCTGAGCCCCCAGGTCACCAGCCACTTCCCTGTGGTCGGTGACTCCATGGGACTGATGACCAGCGGCGACCGGGCGCTCGCCCCGACCGCCAACGACGGAGGCGGCGACGGGCGGGACAACGCCTGGAGCGCGCGCGGCGCGAACGACCCGTCGATACTGCGGCTCGACCTCGATGTCCCCGACGGCGGCACGTGCCTCGCGATGCACGTCGCGTTCATGTCCGAGGAGTACCCGGAGTACGTGGGGAGCGGGTACAACGACGCGTTCCTCGCCGAGCTCGACGCGACCACCTGGTCGGTGAGCGACAGTGTCATCACCGCTCCCGACAACTTCGCGTTGGCTCCCGGTGGAGACCTGCTCTCCATCAACAGCGTCTTCTTCGACGGCGCTCGCGCCATCGTCGACAACGGCACCACCTACGACGGCATGACCGCGCAGCTGCGCGTCCAGACTCCGGTCACCCCGGGTGAGCACAGCCTGTTCCTGACCATCTTCGACCAAGGCGACGGCATCTACGATTCGGCCGCGTTCGTCGACGATCTCCACGTCGAGAGCGACCCGGAGGGGGGCTGCACCGCAGGTGTCAACGCGCTGCCCGAGGCTGAGGACAACACCGCGGCGACGGACGAGGACACCCACGTCGACATCGATGTGCTCGCCAACGACAGCGACGCCGACCTCGACCCGCTCACGATCGTGGCGGTCGACGACCCGGCACACGGCACGGCCACCATCGTCAGCGGCCAGGTGCGCTACGTGCCTGACACGAACTGGTTCGGCACGGAGGACCCGTTCACCTACACCATCGCCGACGCCTTCGGTGGGTTCGCCAGCGCCACGATCAACGTCGATGTCGCCCCGGTGAACGACGCCCCGGTGGCTGACGATCTCGGGGAGACCACCGACGAGGACACGCCCGTCGATGTCACGCTGACCGCCAGCGACGTCGAGGGCGATCCGTTCACGTTCTCGATCGTCGACGGGCCGGCCAGCGGCATCCTGTCCCCCATCGTGGCCGGAGTGGTGACCTACACGCCCGCTGCGGACACGAACGGGATGGACTCGTTCACCTACCGCGCCTCGGATGCGGACGATGGCCCGATCGCGACGGTGACCCTGGACGTCACGGCGGTCAACGATGCCCCCGATGCGGTCGATGACGGGGAGGGCACGGACGAGGACGTCGCGGTCGACGTGGCCGTGCTGGCCAACGACTCCGACGTCGACCTCGTCCACGAGGGCGACACGCTCACGGTTACCGGCGTCAGCGATCCCGCCAACGGCACGGTGTCGATCGCCGTGGACGGGCAGTCGGTGTCCTACACGCCCGACCCGGACTGGTTCGGCGAGGACACGTTCACCTACACGCTCTCCGACGCCGATGGTGCGATGGACACGGCCACGGTGACGGTGACGGTGAACCCGGTCAACGACGCGCCGGTGGCCGACGACCTCGGGGCGATCACCGACGAGGACACCGCGGTCGATGTCACACTGACGGCCAACGACGTCGAGGGCGATCCGTTCGTGTTCTCGATCGTCGTCGGGCCGGCCAGCGGCACGCTGTCGCCCATCGGGGCTGGGGCCTCGGTCGTGACCTACACGCCCGACGCGGACGCGAACGGGATGGACTCGTTCACCTACCGCGCCTCGGATGCCGACGATGGCCCGATCGCGACGGTGACCCTGGACGTCACGCCGGTGAATGACGCGCCGGTGGCGAGCCCTGCGGAGGAGACGACGGCGGAGGACACGCCGCTGGAGGGTGCACTGCTCGCCACGGATGTCGACGGCGACGAGCTGAGCTACGTCGTCGTGGCTCCGCCTGCTCACGGTGAGGTGGTGCTGGGTGTGGGTGAGGCTTTCACGTACACGCCGCACGTGGATTACAACGGCGCGGACTCGTTCACCTTCAAGGCGAACGATGGTGTAGCGGACTCCAACGTGGCTGCGGTGTCCATCACGGTCACGCCCGTCAACGATGCACCTGAGGCCGCGGACAACCTCGCGTGGGTCGTGGAGGAGGACGCTTCCGTGGTGATCATGATGGAGGCGGGAGACGTCGAGGACGATCCGCTGACGTTCTCGATCGTGGCCGGCCCGGAGCACGGTGGGCTGTCGGTGGTGGACGGTAATCAGGTCACCTACACACCTGTTGCGGACTACAGCGGATCGGACTCGTTCACTTTCAGGGCCAACGATGGCGGGCTGGACTCCAACGTCGCCACCATCGGCATCGATGTCACCCCGGTCAACGACGCCCCGACTGTCGACGAGGTCGAGGTCGGGACCAGCCAGAACTCTCCGGTCCAGGTGATCCTCGTCGGTGCCGACGTCGACAACGACCCCTTGGTCTTCTCGATCGTTTCCGGCCCGAGTAGCGGCACGTTGGGACCCGTCTCGGGGAACCAGGTGACGTACACGCCCGACGACGGCTACTTCGGTCCTGACTCGTTCACCTTCAAGGCCAACGACGGGACCGTGGATTCCGGCAGTGCGACCGTGTCGGTCACCGTTCTCGAGAACAGCGCGCCGGTCGCTTCAGCGGTGGAGGCGTCGACTGCCGAGGACACTGCGAAGCAACTGACGCTGCCGGCATCGGACGCGGATGACGACTCGCTGACCTGGTCGATCGTGTCCGCGCCCGTGCACGGCGACCTCGGAGCGCTGGTCGGCAACGTGGTCACGTACACCCCGGACCCTGACTACAACGGGACGGACTCCTTCACGTTCAAGGCGAACGATGGGCTGTCCGACTCGAACGTCGCCACCGTGGACATCACGGTCACGCCGGTCAACGACGCCCCGGAGGCGGCACCCAACACCTACGAGGTCGATGAGGACTCATCGGTCGTGGTGGTGCTGGAGGCTGGCGACGTCGAGGACGATCCGTTGACGTTCTCCATCGTCGCTGGCCCCGACCACGGTTCGCTGTCGTCAGTGTCAGGTGGCGAGGTGACTTACACGCCGGACGCCGACTACGACGGTGTCGATTCGTTCACGTTCAAGGTGAACGACGGCGAGGCGGACTCGAACGTGGCGACGATCGGTCTCGACGTCCTTCCGATCAACGATCCGCCGACGGCGACGGACACTGCGGTGGAGGTGAGTGCCGGCCAGTCGGTCACGGTGACGCTGCCTGCGACCGACGTGGACAACACGAGCTCGCAACTCACCTTCAGCGTCGGAGGATCGCCGTCGAAGGGGACGTTGTCGTCGGTGTCGGGCAACCAGGTCACGTACACGGCGAACGTAGGAACCAGCGGCACCGACTCGTTCACCTTCAAGGTGAACGACGGAGCGGTCGACTCCAACACCGCCACCGTAAGCGTGACCGTGAAGCAGTCGACGACATCCACGAACACGACCGTCGAACCGGGCGGGACGGCGTCCACCGAGGGCACGACGGCCACGTCCGACAACCCCGTCGTGACCGCAGTCACGTCGCCGACTGGTGGTGAGGTCACCGTCCAAGAGGGCGAGCGGACCACGGGCGCCCCGTCGGGCTACCGGATGTTCGACGTCCAGGTCGAGATCCACGCCCCCGACGCCACGGTCGAGGAGCCGCTCCTGTTGGTGTTCCGCGTCCACGAGTCGCAGGTCCCGGACGGTGCACGCAGTCTGACGGTGTTCCGCAACGGGCGGCGCGTGCCGAACCCGTGCACGCACCCAACCTCCGCCCAACCCGACCCCTGCACCGCGTCGATCGTCAAGGATGGCGAGGAGTGGGTCATCACCGTCCGTACCTCGAAGGCCTCGACCTGGAACTTCGGTGAGCAGACCGACGTCGAGTTCGAGCGGCTCTCCGGTGACGGAAGGATCCAGACCGCCGTTGCCATCTCTGCGGACACGTTCACGGCCGCGGACACGGTGATTATCGCCAGGTCGGACAAGTACCCCGACGCGCTCGCGGGCGCCCCGCTGGCTGCGAAGCTGGCAGCGCCGATCCTGCTCACCACCTCGGACGTCCTCGACCCAGCGGTGGCCGCGGAGGTGGACAGGTTGGGTGCCGACCGCGCCATCCTGCTCGGCGGTGAGACCGCGTTGTCGCCGGTGGTGCGCGACCAGCTCCTCGCTCTGGGGGTCGCTACGGTCGATCGGATCGCGGGCAACACGCGCTTCGACACCGCTGCGGAGATCGCCAAGCAGGTCGGTGGAAGGGCCGTCTACGTGACGGAGGGTGCGAACGCCGATGAGGGCCGCGGCTGGCCTGACGCGGTGGCGGTATCCGGGCTGGCGGCGTTCCAGCAACGGCCCATCGTGCTGGCGGAGCGCGACGTGCTGCCTGGTGCGAGCGCCGCGGTCCTGGATGCGCTCGGTGTCACGCAGGCCACCATCGTGGGCGGTGAGGCTGCCGTCTCGGCCGCGGTCGCCGGACAGATCACTCAGCACGACGTGGAGGTGGGACGCATCGCCGGAGCCAACCGCTACGACACCTCACGCCAGGTCGCAGAGTGGGCGGTCGTGGCTGGGATGGATCCGGCGACCCTCTGGGTGGCGACGGGCCTCAACTTCCCCGACGCGCTCGCGGCAGGACCGGCGGTCGCCGCCACCAAGGGCGTGCTGGTGTTGGTCCACGGTCAGACGTTGGACAACGCACCAGCGAGCCTGGAGTACATCGAGGCTCAGGCGGCGAGCATCGCGCGCGTCGCCCTGGTGGGCGGCGACAAGGCGGTGACCGAGACGGTCGCCGGCCAGATCGCCGATGCGATCGCGGCGGCAGGGTCCTAG
- a CDS encoding EthD family reductase encodes MPHFVALWTKPETDVEGFEEHYRTTHTEIVHRWTGFKSVQTLRTPNSPFGDPAYHLVTIIELEDLGEGLNSEAAKEALDDAKQLQEKHGTTMTVLTGDDL; translated from the coding sequence GTGCCGCATTTCGTCGCCTTGTGGACCAAGCCCGAGACCGACGTGGAGGGCTTCGAGGAGCACTACCGCACGACCCACACCGAGATCGTGCACCGGTGGACGGGCTTCAAGAGCGTGCAGACCCTCCGAACCCCGAACTCACCCTTCGGCGATCCCGCCTACCACCTCGTGACCATCATCGAGCTCGAGGATCTAGGCGAGGGGCTCAACTCCGAGGCCGCCAAGGAGGCGCTCGACGATGCGAAGCAGCTCCAGGAGAAGCACGGCACGACGATGACCGTCCTGACCGGCGACGACCTGTAG
- a CDS encoding amidohydrolase: MAVIDADAHINENPTAWTELSERYPEWLTFGEVEGGAAAIIEGRPYPRQAGRGRGVPIESALHPDAMEGAFDLDARLRDMDAEGIDVQVLYGGLAIGTTSFEDHGFARDFATAYNDWLLGDVCGHSDRLKGVAVVALQDVAGAAEEVGRAAGRGAVAVTIPPAVRLSPGELPRPLHDPALTPFFEAVADAGFAVGVHNAPGMNNPLPAADLFDNYAQVHQISFPVDQMVAFTALTMGGVLDRFPTLRVAFLECGVGWVPYWIDRAHEHREKRGDLIPGMKADPREYIERGQCYFSFECEDPFVAHFVEHLGADALIWASDYPHWDCEFPGSVTTTREVNAALGDEVLDKALDANPRRLYGL, from the coding sequence ATGGCGGTCATCGACGCCGACGCCCACATCAACGAGAACCCGACCGCTTGGACCGAACTGTCGGAGCGGTACCCCGAGTGGCTGACGTTCGGCGAGGTCGAAGGCGGCGCGGCCGCCATCATCGAGGGACGGCCCTACCCCCGGCAGGCGGGGCGCGGGCGGGGCGTGCCGATCGAGAGCGCGCTGCACCCCGATGCGATGGAGGGGGCGTTCGACCTCGATGCGCGGCTGCGCGACATGGATGCCGAGGGCATCGACGTGCAGGTGCTCTACGGCGGCCTCGCCATCGGCACCACCAGCTTCGAGGACCACGGCTTCGCACGCGACTTCGCGACCGCCTACAACGACTGGCTCCTGGGTGACGTCTGCGGCCACTCGGACCGGTTGAAGGGCGTCGCCGTCGTCGCGCTGCAGGACGTGGCCGGCGCGGCGGAGGAGGTCGGTCGCGCCGCGGGTCGGGGCGCGGTCGCCGTGACGATCCCGCCGGCGGTGCGCCTCTCCCCCGGCGAGCTGCCCCGACCCCTCCACGATCCCGCTCTGACTCCTTTCTTCGAGGCCGTGGCTGACGCCGGCTTCGCCGTCGGGGTGCACAACGCCCCGGGGATGAACAACCCCCTGCCCGCGGCTGACCTGTTCGACAACTACGCGCAGGTGCACCAGATCAGCTTCCCGGTCGACCAGATGGTCGCGTTCACCGCCCTGACCATGGGCGGCGTGCTCGACCGCTTTCCCACGCTGAGGGTGGCGTTCCTCGAGTGCGGCGTCGGCTGGGTCCCGTACTGGATCGACCGTGCCCACGAGCACCGCGAGAAGCGCGGCGACCTCATCCCCGGCATGAAGGCCGACCCGCGCGAGTACATCGAGCGGGGCCAGTGCTACTTCAGCTTCGAGTGCGAGGACCCCTTCGTCGCCCACTTCGTCGAGCACCTCGGGGCGGATGCGCTCATCTGGGCCAGCGACTACCCCCACTGGGACTGCGAGTTCCCCGGCAGCGTCACGACCACACGCGAGGTGAACGCCGCGCTCGGCGACGAGGTGCTGGACAAGGCTCTCGATGCCAACCCGCGGCGGCTGTACGGGCTCTAG